The following proteins are encoded in a genomic region of Methylocystis echinoides:
- a CDS encoding sodium:calcium antiporter — MPDWALIWGKFSLAVAVIAVAGSALSRNGDAIAQRTGLSGSWIGLLLLATATSLPELFTGVSAVRLANAPDIAVGDVFGSCIFNLAVIVVLDALHRGHSVFDKMDESHLLMAAFGIILIGFGGAGLLLAPASLAPSFLQVSVFSPLLILLYLLALRAIFYFEAGRPKAEGRKTGPSLGKAIAGYTTAAAFVVGAGAWLPFIGQDLANVMGLGQTFVGTLLIAFATSVPEVVVSASALRIGALDMAIANLLGSNLFNMLVLAIDDIAYVQGSLLEAASKAHATTAFMAMIMSGIVIVALLHRPGRRFFGAFSWASLALAAVYFLASYVTYLYGR; from the coding sequence ATGCCGGATTGGGCCCTGATCTGGGGAAAGTTTTCTCTCGCCGTCGCCGTGATAGCGGTCGCCGGGTCGGCGCTGTCGCGCAACGGCGACGCAATCGCCCAACGCACTGGTCTCTCGGGCAGTTGGATCGGCCTCTTGCTCCTCGCAACAGCAACGTCACTACCTGAACTCTTCACCGGAGTCAGCGCGGTCAGACTCGCCAACGCACCCGATATCGCCGTCGGCGACGTCTTCGGAAGCTGCATTTTCAATCTCGCCGTCATCGTCGTCCTCGACGCGTTGCATCGTGGCCATTCGGTCTTTGACAAGATGGACGAAAGCCACCTTCTCATGGCGGCGTTCGGAATCATTCTGATCGGTTTCGGGGGCGCCGGGCTGCTGCTCGCCCCAGCGTCCTTGGCGCCAAGCTTCCTCCAGGTCAGCGTGTTTAGCCCGCTGCTTATCCTGCTATATCTCTTGGCTCTCCGGGCAATCTTCTATTTTGAGGCGGGACGGCCCAAAGCCGAAGGGCGCAAAACCGGCCCAAGCCTTGGTAAGGCAATCGCCGGTTACACGACTGCTGCGGCGTTCGTGGTCGGCGCTGGCGCCTGGCTCCCTTTCATCGGTCAGGACCTTGCAAATGTTATGGGTTTGGGACAAACCTTCGTCGGCACTCTTCTGATCGCCTTCGCGACCTCGGTTCCTGAGGTGGTCGTTTCAGCGTCTGCGCTGCGGATTGGCGCACTCGACATGGCGATCGCAAATTTGCTCGGCAGCAATCTCTTCAACATGCTTGTACTCGCGATCGACGATATCGCCTACGTACAGGGATCGTTGCTGGAGGCAGCCTCGAAGGCGCATGCGACCACAGCATTTATGGCAATGATCATGTCGGGCATCGTGATTGTCGCCCTTCTCCACCGGCCCGGGAGGCGGTTCTTCGGAGCATTCAGTTGGGCGAGCCTTGCGCTGGCGGCGGTCTATTTCCTGGCGTCTTACGTCACATACCTCTACGGGCGGTGA